In Plasmodium falciparum 3D7 genome assembly, chromosome: 5, the following proteins share a genomic window:
- a CDS encoding 60S ribosomal protein L4, which produces MATIRPVANVYSTNGKNVVGEVEIPVVFQTPIRNDLIQSVYTNMSKNRRHPYAVKLGAGYETSAESWGTGRAVARIPRVPGGGTHRAGQGAFGNMCRGGGMFNPTKIWRRWGRKVNLKEKRYAVCSSIAASGVTSLVLARGHRISHLKEVPLVVSNDIESLSKTKEAVNFLVSLGLKDEVNRLVKSKKIRAGKGKMRNRKYKIRNGPLIIYENDNGVKKAFRNIPGVDLCKVTKLNLLKLAPGGSIGRLCIWSESAFKKLDVIYGKIHEKKVTKKNYILPKSIVHNPDIYRIIHSDKVQASLLAKKKPCKKRLQNKNSLTNFAVRCRLNPAYKLLRSLAVLRMRKSILEKSKNKKEKRVQKQIQKKELQKINHDYYKGVAKAVKKKKKREEKKAKSKKTANQAVINVAAEE; this is translated from the coding sequence atggcTACCATAAGACCTGTTGCAAATGTTTATAGTACAAATGGAAAGAACGTCGTTGGCGAAGTAGAAATACCAGTCGTTTTTCAAACCCCAATTAGAAATGACTTAATACAAAGCgtatatacaaatatgtcAAAAAATAGGAGGCATCCATATGCTGTTAAATTAGGTGCTGGATATGAAACATCGGCTGAATCATGGGGTACTGGTAGAGCAGTAGCAAGAATTCCAAGAGTTCCAGGTGGAGGTACTCATAGAGCTGGTCAAGGTGCTTTTGGAAATATGTGTAGAGGTGGTGGTATGTTTAACCCAACAAAAATATGGAGAAGATGGGGAAGGAAAGTTAATTTGAAAGAAAAGAGATATGCCGTATGTTCATCTATTGCAGCTAGTGGTGTAACATCATTAGTTTTGGCAAGAGGTCATCGTATATCCCACCTTAAGGAAGTTCCATTAGTTGTTAGCAATGATATTGAATCTCTTTCTAAAACTAAAGAAGCTGTGAACTTTTTAGTTAGTCTTGGTTTAAAAGATGAAGTTAATAGATTAGTAAAATCGAAAAAAATTAGAGCAGGAAAAGGTAAAATGAGAaacagaaaatataaaattagaaatggtcctcttattatttatgaaaaCGATAATGGTGTAAAGAAAGCTTTTAGAAATATTCCTGGAGTTGATTTATGTAAAGTTAccaaattaaatttattaaaattagcTCCTGGTGGATCTATAGGTAGATTGTGTATATGGAGTGAAAGtgcttttaaaaaattagatGTTATATATGGAAAGATACATGAGAAAAAAGTCActaagaaaaattatattttaccaAAATCTATTGTGCACAATCCTGACATCTATAGAATTATACACAGCGACAAAGTACAAGCAAGCTTATTAGCCAAAAAGAAACCATGCAAAAAGAGATTACAAAACAAAAACTCATTAACCAACTTTGCTGTAAGATGTAGACTTAACCCAGCCTACAAATTATTAAGATCATTGGCTGTTCTTAGGATGAGAAAGAGTATCCttgaaaaatcaaaaaataaaaaggaaaagagaGTTCAGAAACAAATCCAAAAGAAAGAACTCCAAAAAATTAACCATGACTACTATAAGGGTGTAGCTAAGGCAgttaagaaaaagaaaaagagagAAGAGAAAAAGGCTAAATCTAAGAAAACTGCTAACCAAGCTGTTATAAATGTTGCAGcagaagaataa
- a CDS encoding subtilisin-like protease 3: protein MINRQYFIWYIFIFNIINKIYFENIRYVKNYEVVIRKKKNIERGIGNDFAFIRRYYKSRLLSDVSYKNNSIKGKNRVDKEGDIKKYDNNDDNKMDNSYDYKNKSIKENETKIRKEQVISLDKRYNRNINEKEEIKKKIKDIQRKRLIIYFKQDNTILSSRNYKHIFMKVLSSCGHIEKLTFINFYLYEFPKSINNEDMLLKICLRLLESRRINVENDNQISHTVQMKSYNNNNNKWDNINSKNNCIYQIKDKIKDLPNVSPSASTFTSISTSPYTLKLRDRNKYANDKNHIFKINHSNKHKNNNNNNNNNDYHNNNKSNYHSHSSAKCQTQRLNKKMIGTNILDGYDIIQMEEGLNLSHNYELNDVNVCIIDTGIDENHIDLKDNIIEKKTFMKHSYKKYNIDGINNIESDNIDGINNIESDNIDGINNIESDNIDGINNIESDNIDGINNIESDNIDGINNIKSSDNIKSSDNIKSSDNINSSDNIKSSDNNNVHTMLRNKLYLKKKKECSNYNTSNDGHGHGTFIAGIIAGNSPKGKKGIKGISKKAKLIICKALNNNNAGYISDILECFNFCAKKKARIINASFASTTHYPSLFQALKELQDKDILVISSSGNCSSNSKCKQAFQECNLNIQKLYPAAYSADLNNIISVSNIIQQSNGNIVLSPDSCYSPNYVHLAAPGGNIISTFPNNKYAISSGTSFSASVITGLASLVLSINSNLTSQQVIELFKKSIVQTKSLENKVKWGGFINVYDLVRFTIDSLPKDKDE from the coding sequence ATGATAAATAGACAGTATTTTATttggtatatttttatttttaatataataaacaaaatatattttgaaaatataagATATGTAAAAAACTATGAGGTGGTGataaggaagaaaaaaaatatagaaaggGGGATAGGAAATGATTTTGCATTTATAAGGAGATATTATAAAAGCAGACTTTTGAGTGATGTgtcttataaaaataatagtattaaaggaaaaaatagaGTGGATAAAGAGggggatataaaaaaatatgataataatgatgataacaaaATGGATAATTCgtatgattataaaaataagagtATAAAGGAAAATGAAACCAAAATAAGAAAGGAGCAAGTTATTTCATTAGATAAAAGGTACAATAggaatataaatgaaaaagaagaaataaaaaaaaaaataaaagatatacaAAGAAAAAGGTTGATTATCTATTTTAAACAAGATAATACTATATTAAGCTCAAGAAATTATAAACACATTTTTATGAAAGTACTTTCTAGTTGTGGACATATTGAAAAATTaacttttattaatttttatttatatgaatttcCTAAATCTATAAATAACGAAGATATGCTTTTGAAAATTTGTCTTCGCTTATTAGAAAGTAGAAGAATTAATGTTGAGAATGATAACCAAATAAGTCATACGGTACAAATGaaaagttataataataataataataaatgggACAATATCAATAGTAAGAATAATTGTATCTATCAAATTAAAGACAAGATAAAGGATCTGCCGAATGTATCTCCTTCCGCATCTACATTTACTTCCATATCTACATCTCCATATACATTGAAACTAAGAGATAGAAACAAATATGCGAATgataaaaatcatatatttaaaattaatcatagtaataaacataaaaataataataataataataataataatgattatcataataataataaaagtaattatCATAGTCATAGTTCGGCCAAATGCCAAACGCAAAgattaaataagaaaatgaTCGGAACCAATATCTTAGATGGTTATGATATTATACAGATGGAAGAGGGCTTGAATTTATCACATAACTATGAGCTTAATGATGTTAATGTTTGTATTATCGATACAGGAATTGATGAGAATCATATAGATTTgaaagataatattatagaaaaGAAGACGTTTATGAAACACAgctacaaaaaatataatattgatggtattaataatattgaaagtgataatattgatggtattaataatattgaaagtgataatattgatggtattaataatattgaaagtgataatattgatggtattaataatattgaaagtgataatattgatggtattaataatattgaaagtgataatattgatggtattaataatatcaaaaGTAGTGATAATATCAAAAGTAGTGATAATATCAAAAGtagtgataatattaatagtagtgataatattaaaagtagtgataataataatgtgcaTACTATGTTACGtaacaaattatatttaaaaaaaaaaaaagaatgtaGTAATTATAATACTTCTAATGATGGACATGGGCATGGGACATTTATTGCTGGTATAATAGCAGGGAACTCTCCGaaaggaaaaaaaggaattaaAGGTATTAGTAAGAAAgcaaaattaattatatgtaaagctttaaataataataatgctgGTTATATTAGCGATATATTAGAATGTTTTAATTTCTGTgctaaaaaaaaagcaaGAATAATAAATGCTAGTTTTGCTAGTACTACACATTACCCATCTTTATTTCAGGCTTTAAAAGAATTACAAGATAAAGATATTCTTGTTATTTCGTCATCTGGGAACTGTTCATCCAATTCAAAATGTAAACAAGCTTTTCAAGAatgtaatttaaatatacaaaaattatatccAGCTGCTTATTCAGCAGatctaaataatattatctcGGTATCTAATATCATACAACAATCAAATGGAAATATTGTATTATCACCAGATTCTTGTTATAGCCCTAATTATGTACATCTTGCTGCACCGGGAggaaatattatttcaaCTTTTCccaataataaatatgctATAAGTAGTGGTACCTCTTTCTCAGCATCCGTTATTACAGGACTAGCTTCCTTAGTCTTATCCATAAATTCTAATTTAACCAGTCAACAAGTTatagaattatttaaaaagtcTATAGTACAAACAAAATCGCTAGAAAATAAAGTCAAATGGGGGGGGTTCATAAATGTGTACGATTTGGTAAGATTCACGATAGATAGTTTACCCAAGGACAAagatgaataa
- a CDS encoding subtilisin-like ookinete protein SOPT, which produces MIYLGKKLLSCTLFVYFLYIHFFLLKQNNFCDVKVRERILEESINNDLSSKGENLHIYEKTNVSVQTFIKKKERKNLSDNNINDKINNNNNYNNNNNNNIEDTTYYPTGNEKKENIFLKIFRYVKNWFPIKSSNNLKKTNINYEQVQEENEFSKYILQNNMSIETTKVCLIGSGGDSSHDLIKQFLLHNNVKYNRNYENDNSLNNKSGSIISSYKYYSEEIIQEPYIIDRDICNKKKNCKESTLNYENNPKTLIGNIIIQSDILKNEKIFNMNRHFVVCKYFGSIPKTNIKINQSTLIQHLIKCLDYCKMEGVQYIYIGYNIYAANNKLIEIMKKLREHKIIIVTSSGKIYDDDNNNDNNNFYNDNIYNNNIYNVHNDDKEKIKNHIKKKNKQNNYLYEYQRTQKDEEQKSNSSLYQNLENVISISGLIYTDSSKKNKNKNYIYDNEIKILDQKGNKKLNRNYISLFYFSYDTDIYEKIESDIIDDDHDLVSASFVNTLVLMHSINLKLSLGRLRKILNKSIVKREELRHLSNRAYYHDMMNTFEDSLNQRKRSYKIFYLELKNNKHKVLLSDANLKSMYQDNLPVNYNEEDHVKHNVEQETSVERDIYKNNENSNKNRKMDMDEGKGTYIQNKESHKYNIHYPYNRIKQSLLNDNTLNHKPYVSFLNMSYYNEDIEKRNYNIYDDPSYTYDQGITYDDNYYIDDHDIHTRKKRKISYDGEDNNDYHMYDDRDNLFHSNLGNNKYEDDGNVHREKEKDLEPRFLYDPFANIENRDLETVQELSELREKKSNNFYSRNHDNSSNMKRRRKEKKKKLKKVLRSKYDKIGNLERIRRKKKRRMIHKNKINKRRNMKRKNNELEERRNKQADKNSSSGNGKGKINGTRNSPKIKFKR; this is translated from the coding sequence atGATATACTTaggtaaaaaattattaagttGTACattgtttgtttattttttgtatatacatttttttcttttgaaaCAGAATAATTTTTGTGATGTAAAGGTAAGAGAAAGAATTCTTGAGGaaagtataaataatgatttatCATCAAAAGGAgaaaatttacatatttatgagAAGACGAATGTAAGTGTTCAgacatttattaaaaaaaaagaaagaaagaatttatcggataataatataaatgataaaataaataataataataattataataataataataataataatatagaagacACAACATATTATCCTActggaaatgaaaaaaaggaaaatatttttttaaaaatttttcgATATGTTAAAAATTGGTTTCCTATTAAATCttctaataatttaaaaaagacaaatataaattatgaacaagtacaggaagaaaatgaattttcaaaatatatattacaaaataatatgtcCATAGAAACTACCAAAGTGTGTTTAATCGGATCAGGGGGGGATTCTTCTCATGATTTGATAAAACAATTTTTGTTacataataatgtaaaatataacagaaattatgaaaatgacAATTCCttgaataataaaagtggAAGTATAATTTCTtcgtataaatattattcagAAGAAATAATTCAAGAACCTTACATAATAGACAGAgacatatgtaataaaaaaaaaaattgtaaagaATCGACTTtgaattatgaaaataatccTAAAACGCTCATaggtaatattattattcaaagtgatatattaaaaaatgaaaaaatatttaatatgaataGACATTTTGttgtatgtaaatatttcGGAAGTATCCCCAAAACAAACATAAAGATAAATCAATCGACATTAATACAACATCTTATTAAATGTTTAGATTATTGTAAAATGGAAGGtgttcaatatatttatattggttataatatatatgcagcaaataataaattgatagaaattatgaagaaattaagagaacataaaataataattgtaacaTCATCTGGGAAGATATATGacgatgataataataatgataataataatttttataatgacaatatttataataacaatatttataatgttcataatgatgataaggagaaaataaagaatcatataaaaaaaaaaaataaacaaaataattatttatatgaatatcaaAGAACACAAAAGGACGAAGAACAAAAATCAAATTCTTCTTTATATCAAAACCTTGAAAATGTTATTTCAATTTCTGGTCTGATATATACAGATagtagtaaaaaaaataaaaacaaaaattatatatatgataatgaaataaaaatattagatCAGAAAGGAAACAAGAAATTAaatagaaattatatatctctattttatttttcttatgatACAgacatatatgaaaaaatcgAATCTGATATTATAGATGATGATCATGATTTGGTATCTGCATCTTTTGTTAATACATTAGTGCTTATGCATAGTATCAATTTAAAGTTGTCTCTAGGTAggttaagaaaaatattaaataaatcgATTGTAAAAAGAGAAGAATTAAGACATTTGTCTAATAGGGCATATTATCATGATATGATGAATACATTTGAAGATTCGTTGAATCAAAGAAAACGTTCctacaaaatattttacttggagttaaaaaataataaacataagGTATTGTTATCTGATGCAAATCTTAAATCTATGTATCAAGATAATTTGCCAGTGAATTATAACGAGGAGGATCATGTAAAACATAATGTAGAGCAGGAAACAAGTGTGGAGAGggacatatataaaaataatgagaatagtaataaaaatagaaagaTGGATATGGATGAAGGAAAaggtacatatatacaaaataaagaatcacataaatataatattcattatcCTTATAATAGAATAAAACAGTCGCTTTTGAATGATAATACGCTTAATCATAAACCTTATGTCTCTTTTTTGAATATGTCttattataatgaagatattgaaaaaaggaattataacatatatgatGACCCATCGTATACATATGACCAAGGTATAACATATGacgataattattatattgatgATCATGATATACATAcaagaaagaaaagaaaaatatcatATGACGGAGAGGATAACAATGATTATCACATGTATGATGACAGGGACAATCTTTTTCATTCAAATTTaggtaataataaatatgaggACGATGGAAATGTTCATAGGGAGAAGGAAAAGGATCTAGAGCCCCGATTTTTATATGATCCGTTTGCTAACATAGAAAACCGGGATCTAGAAACGGTACAAGAATTATCCGAGttaagggaaaaaaaaagcaataatttttattcaaGGAATCATGACAATTCATCGAATATGAAAAGAAgaaggaaagaaaaaaaaaagaaattgaaaAAGGTACTACGAtctaaatatgataaaataggAAATCTAGAAagaataagaagaaaaaaaaaaagaagaatgatacataaaaataaaataaataaaagaagaaatatgaaaagaaaaaataacgAGTTGGAAGAAAGGAGAAATAAACAAGCTGATAAAAATAGTTCAAGTGGTAatggaaaaggaaaaataaatgGAACACGCAATTCTCCAAAGATAAAATTTAAACGATAA
- a CDS encoding subtilisin-like protease 1: MMLNKKVVALCTLTLHLFCIFLCLGKEVRSEENGKIQDDAKKIVSELRFLEKVEDVIEKSNIGGNEVDADENSFNPDTEVPIEEIEEIKMRELKDVKEEKNKNDNHNNNNNNISSSSSSSSNTFGEEKEEVSKKKKKLRLIVSENHATTPSFFQESLLEPDVLSFLESKGNLSNLKNINSMIIELKEDTTDDELISYIKILEEKGALIESDKLVSADNIDISGIKDAIRRGEENIDVNDYKSMLEVENDAEDYDKMFGMFNESHAATSKRKRHSTNERGYDTFSSPSYKTYSKSDYLYDDDNNNNNYYYSHSSNGHNSSSRNSSSSRSRPGKYHFNDEFRNLQWGLDLSRLDETQELINEHQVMSTRICVIDSGIDYNHPDLKDNIELNLKELHGRKGFDDDNNGIVDDIYGANFVNNSGNPMDDNYHGTHVSGIISAIGNNNIGVVGVDVNSKLIICKALDEHKLGRLGDMFKCLDYCISRNAHMINGSFSFDEYSGIFNSSVEYLQRKGILFFVSASNCSHPKSSTPDIRKCDLSINAKYPPILSTVYDNVISVANLKKNDNNNHYSLSINSFYSNKYCQLAAPGTNIYSTAPHNSYRKLNGTSMAAPHVAAIASLIFSINPDLSYKKVIQILKDSIVYLPSLKNMVAWAGYADINKAVNLAIKSKKTYINSNISNKWKKKSRYLH; the protein is encoded by the coding sequence atGATGCTCAATAAAAAAGTTGTTGCTTTGTGCACACTTACCTTACatcttttttgtatatttctaTGTCTAGGAAAGGAAGTAAGGTCTGAAGAAAATGGGAAAATACAAGATGATGCTAAAAAGATTGTTAGCGAATTACGATTCCTAGAAAAAGTAGAAGATGTTATTGAAAAGAGTAACATAGGAGGGAATGAGGTAGATGCCGATGAAAATTCATTTAATCCGGATACTGAGGTTCCCATAGAAGAgatagaagaaataaaaatgaggGAACTGAAAGATgtaaaggaagaaaaaaataaaaatgacaaccataataataataataataatattagtagtagtagtagtagtagtagtaatacTTTTggtgaagaaaaagaagaagtatctaagaaaaaaaaaaagttaagaCTTATAGTTAGCGAGAATCATGCAACTACCCCCTCGTTTTTCCAAGAATCCCTTTTAGAACCTGATGTTTTATCCTTTTTAGAAAGTAAAGGGAATTTGTCCAACTTGAAAAATATCAATTCTATGATTATAGAACTAAAGGAAGATACAACGGATGATGAATTAATatcttatattaaaattctTGAGGAGAAGGGAGCTTTGATTGAATCAGATAAATTAGTGAGTGCagataatattgatataagTGGTATAAAAGATGCTATAAGAAGAGGTGAAGAAAATATTGATGttaatgattataaaagTATGTTAGAAGTCGAAAATGATGCTGAAGATTATGATAAAATGTTTGGTATGTTTAATGAATCACATGCTGCAACATCTAAAAGGAAACGCCATTCAACAAATGAGCGTGGATATGATACATTTTCATCACCTTCATATAAGACATATTCAAAAAgtgattatttatatgatgatgataataataataataattattattatagtcATAGTAGTAATGGtcataatagtagtagtcgtaatagtagtagtagtcgTAGTAGACCAGGTAAATATCATTTCAATGATGAATTTCGTAATTTGCAATGGGGTTTAGATTTATCCAGATTAGATGAAACACAAGAATTAATTAACGAACATCAAGTGATGAGTACTCGTATATGTGTTATAGATAGTGGTATTGATTATAATCATCCCgatttaaaagataatattgaattaaatttaaaagaattacaTGGAAGGAAAGGttttgatgatgataataatggtatagttgatgatatatatggtgctaattttgtaaataattcAGGAAACCCGATGGATGATAATTATCATGGTACTCATGTATCAGGAATTATATCTGCCataggaaataataatataggtgTTGTAGGTGTTGATGTAAATtcaaaattaattatttgtaAAGCATTAGATGAACATAAATTAGGAAGATTAGGAGATATGTTCAAATGTTTAGATTATTGTATAAGTAGAAATGCACATATGATAAATGGAAGCTTTTCATTTGATGAATATAGTGgtatttttaattcttctgtAGAATATTTACAAAGAAAAGGTATCCTCTTTTTTGTATCTGCAAGTAATTGTAGTCATCCTAAATCGTCAACACCAGATATTAGAAAATGTGATTTATCCATAAATGCAAAATATCCCCCTATCTTATCTACTGTTTATGATAATGTTATATCTGTTgctaatttaaaaaaaaatgataataataatcattattcATTATccattaattctttttatagCAATAAATATTGTCAACTAGCTGCACCAGgaactaatatatattctactGCTCCACATAATTCATATCGAAAATTAAATGGTACATCTATGGCTGCTCCACATGTAGCTGCAATAGCATCACTCATATTTTCTATTAATCCTGacttatcatataaaaaagttatacaaatattaaaagattcTATTGTATATCTCCCTtccttaaaaaatatggttGCATGGGCAGGATATGCAGATATAAATAAGGCAGTCAATTTAGCcataaaatcaaaaaaaacatatatcaattctaatatatctaacaagtggaaaaaaaaaagtagatATTTGCATTAA
- a CDS encoding protein CAF40, putative, which produces MVINNDMVKGSNKMKNLNKNIFPVNPNNNVVSNINSSKLNQGGVCIAEDINMGSVNNTNDLNNSDEIINCGNMNKSEDINKPGDINNSDDVNNPDDINNKINVNGIHSPLNESLQNLDRNNMSVCNLGNVTTPVNNINNNINNNINCNNNNNNNNNNSSNSNSNSNSNSNPICINNNENNKYKNSNKCNDFHKDNTTSEQDQTKNDNNINNLSSGQENTINNEEEKKKVYQLVYDLCFSEKRENALLELSRKRETYHDIAPVLWNSFGTITTLLQEIVSIYPQLSPPLLTTSSSNRVCNSLALLQCVASHPETKQHFLNAHIPLFLYPFLNAESKNRPFEYLRLTSLGVIGALVKVDNPEVINFLLQTEIIPLCLRIMETGSELSKTVATFIVQKILIDELGLNYICATPERFYAVSTVLANMVNSLVENPSSRLLKHIVRCYLRLSENARALEALKYCLPEPLRHVHKTFLPCLKEDPFTKKWLLQLLYNINNDDENLTMKNTNFINHNTNQNTSNINNQTLNKISQNVYTNLNVPTALNEININIPKTDTHTNIHNINDNIENSSSQSFNNKINDTNLKCGKINNNKLNPDLTNNDINDNNINDNNNDNNDNNNINDNIMNDDNNNINGDSVNNNNMNDDSVNNNNMNDN; this is translated from the coding sequence ATGGTGATTAATAATGACATGGTTAAAGGTAGtaataaaatgaagaatTTAAACAAGAATATTTTTCCTGTGAATCCAAATAATAACGTCGTTAGTAATATTAATTCAAGTAAGCTTAATCAAGGTGGTGTATGTATAGCAGAAGATATAAACATGGGTAGTGTGAATAACACAaatgatttaaataattcgGATGAGATAATTAACTGtggaaatatgaataaatcgGAAGATATAAACAAACCTGGAGATATAAACAATTCAGATGATGTAAACAATCCAGAcgatataaataacaaaattaatGTAAATGGTATTCATAGTCCATTAAATGAAAGTTTACAAAATTTGGATCGTAACAACATGAGTGTATGTAACCTTGGAAATGTTACCACACCGgttaacaatataaataataatataaataataatataaattgtaataataataataataataataataataatagtagtaatagtaatagtaatagtaatagtaatagtaatcctatatgtattaacaataatgagaataacaaatataagaACTCCAACAAATGTAATGATTTTCATAAGGATAATACGACAAGCGAACAAGATCAAACAAAGaatgataacaatataaataatttatcatcGGGTCAAgaaaatacaataaataatgaagaagaaaaaaaaaaagtttatcAACTTGTATATGATTTATGCTTTTctgaaaaaagagaaaatgcTTTACTTGAATTATCTAGAAAAAGAGAAACTTATCATGATATTGCTCCTGTTCTTTGGAACTCCTTTGGTACCATTACAACATTATTACAAGAAATAGTTTCTATATATCCACAATTATCACCACCATTATTAACTACATCTTCTTCAAATCGTGTTTGTAATTCTTTAGCGCTTCTACAATGTGTAGCTTCTCATCCAGAAACCAAACAACATTTTTTGAATGCACACATTCCATTATTTCTCTACCCATTTTTAAATGCTGAATCCAAAAATAGACCTTTTGAATATCTAAGATTAACATCATTAGGTGTTATAGGTGCTCTTGTTAAAGTTGATAATCCAGAAGTTATTAATTTCCTTCTACAAACAGAAATTATACCCTTATGCTTAAGAATTATGGAAACCGGAAGTGAATTATCAAAAACAGTTGCTACCTTTATTGTTCAAAAAATTCTGATTGATGAATTAGGCCTAAATTATATTTGTGCAACACCCGAAAGATTTTATGCTGTTTCTACCGTACTAGCCAATATGGTTAATTCGCTTGTTGAAAATCCTTCCTCAAGATTACTTAAACATATTGTACGATGTTATTTAAGATTATCAGAAAATGCAAGAGCGCTAGAAGCTCTGAAATATTGCTTACCTGAACCATTAAGACATGTTCATAAAACCTTCTTGCCATGTTTAAAAGAAGACccatttacaaaaaaatggttattacaattattatacaatataaacaatgatgatgaaaatctAACTATGAAAAATACAAACTTTATTAATCATAATACAAATCAAAACAcatcaaatataaataatcaaaCGCTAAATAAAATCTCCCAAAATGTTTATACAAATTTAAATGTTCCCACAGCCTTAAATGAAATCAATATTAATATCCCTAAAACGGACACACACAccaatattcataatataaatgataatatagaaaatagcTCAAGTCAGTCCTTCAACAATAAAATCAATGATACTAACCTTAAATGTGGGAAAATCAACAATAATAAGTTGAACCCCGATCTAactaataatgatataaacgacaataatattaatgacaataataatgataataatgataataataatattaatgataatattatgaatgatgataataataatattaatggtgatagtgtaaataataataatatgaatgatgatagtgtaaataataataatatgaatgataatTAA